One segment of Cyanobium sp. ATX 6F1 DNA contains the following:
- a CDS encoding DUF4334 domain-containing protein: MTSPSQEPLPTARLLTGPLSTEAALELFDRLEPVAEESLIGAWRGSSYATGHPFDGLLENCHWHGKRFESSEVVHPLVFRRAGGQLISLEPRLLMPGLGALERMPWLGAPWVGRLFQALMPLLATGQSRARLRLTRYRGVESATMLYDHAPINDVFRRIDDDTLLGLMDLKGQERPFFFLLRRES, translated from the coding sequence ATGACCTCTCCCAGCCAAGAGCCGTTGCCCACCGCTCGGCTCCTAACGGGCCCGCTGAGCACCGAGGCGGCCCTGGAACTCTTTGATCGGCTGGAGCCGGTGGCGGAGGAGAGCCTGATCGGCGCCTGGCGGGGCAGCAGCTATGCCACCGGCCATCCCTTCGATGGGCTGCTGGAGAACTGCCACTGGCATGGCAAACGCTTCGAGAGCTCAGAGGTCGTGCACCCGCTGGTGTTCCGCCGCGCCGGCGGACAACTGATCAGCCTTGAACCGCGACTGCTGATGCCGGGCCTGGGCGCTCTGGAGCGCATGCCCTGGCTGGGCGCGCCCTGGGTGGGGCGTCTGTTCCAGGCGCTGATGCCACTGCTGGCGACGGGGCAGTCGCGGGCCCGCCTGCGCCTCACGCGCTACCGGGGTGTGGAGTCGGCCACGATGCTCTACGACCACGCGCCGATCAACGACGTCTTCCGCCGGATCGACGACGACACCCTGCTGGGGCTGATGGACCTCAAGGGCCAGGAGCGGCCGTTCTTCTTCCTGTTGCGGCGGGAGAGCTGA